Proteins from a genomic interval of Amycolatopsis sp. cg13:
- a CDS encoding TetR/AcrR family transcriptional regulator — MTAEATGDRRTRQRHERRDRLFQAAVELFVERGYDNTTMEDIAERADTARATVFNHFQRKTAFLDEWSLRRRERAMTAVRAENLEDRPLREVLSRYLIELARNSLDSRAETIACMGAAIHSTNVFGNPRLAREFGTFVARAQEAGEIRADIDPAQAGLLLATSYFGTLSSWIESEDAPFDLQEHLLNMVEMILRGIAVR; from the coding sequence ATGACAGCAGAAGCGACGGGCGATCGGCGGACCAGGCAGCGACACGAACGCCGGGACCGGCTGTTCCAGGCGGCCGTGGAGCTGTTCGTGGAACGCGGCTACGACAACACGACGATGGAGGACATCGCCGAACGCGCCGACACCGCGCGCGCCACCGTGTTCAACCACTTCCAGCGCAAGACCGCGTTCCTCGACGAGTGGAGCCTGCGGCGACGGGAACGCGCGATGACCGCGGTACGCGCCGAAAACCTGGAGGACCGGCCGCTGCGCGAGGTGCTCAGCCGGTACCTGATCGAACTGGCGCGCAACAGCCTCGACTCCCGAGCCGAGACGATCGCCTGCATGGGCGCGGCGATCCACTCCACCAACGTGTTCGGCAATCCGCGACTGGCCCGTGAATTCGGCACGTTCGTCGCACGGGCGCAGGAAGCCGGGGAGATCCGCGCGGACATCGATCCGGCGCAGGCCGGGTTGCTGCTGGCTACGTCTTATTTCGGGACGCTGAGCTCGTGGATCGAGAGCGAGGATGCTCCGTTTGATTTGCAGGAGCATTTGCTGAACATGGTGGAAATGATCTTGCGGGGGATCGCGGTTCGGTAG